A window from Branchiostoma lanceolatum isolate klBraLanc5 chromosome 9, klBraLanc5.hap2, whole genome shotgun sequence encodes these proteins:
- the LOC136441785 gene encoding tetratricopeptide repeat protein 28-like isoform X1 has translation MGNFPSSTKTERRREPRHMEVNVTTVFTPAGASASPDGQQATGSHEDTAAQHPASELASLDIDELVRLMEKPERRTLQVEPNSATDDRHVKIELETLKAELNTSASTGEKAKQFDLYCQIGDLYRTKLHDLQSALQYYQNMLECSKSLTGDKKEAKSHNRLGLTYDILGMEEEAIRSHKGALEICKVTANNESDICVANKNLASSLALFDQVPGAKTNYESALAVAKETGNKPEQLDIYLKLGDLHIDKLEEPQVSHKYHTEMLALAMELGKRHMEGEAYLRLGIACSALDDDETALDWHLKDLTVKQEEGGKKEEITAHINVGDAYMYLEKTDQATSHLNTALQMAEETGDQQQQMQIHICLGEMHRNQLDSPRTAIQYYEQYLALARQLGDRGAEGTAYNKLGLAHHGIGDHQAALEWYQQVLKMREEDGDKKAQISQHINVGYAYLSMEETDQATSHFDTALHMAQQIEDPHGQMQACFCLGDVHMEQLHSPRTAIPYHELYLALTIQLGEKSEEGLAYNRLGQAYYEMSEFGEALGWYQKQLKMGQENGDDAEQINAQSNVGNAYMSLGKTDEATSHFNTALQMAQQTGDQHGQMRVSFYMGEMQRNQLHSPRTSIQYYEQHLALAKQLGDRRQEGAVYNKLGLAHHDIGEHEAAMELYKKALKIQEEDGDKKSQIILHTNMGDTYRLLGKVDQATSHLNTALQMAQQTGDLHEQLDVYFCLGEMQREQLHSPSASIQHYEQYLALARELGDRRQEGLAYNKLGQAHYEMGEFQEALDWFQKDLKMSQEIGDKEEQIKAHKNLAASFQALGNLDLTTSHYQSAITIAMETGNKQDLADTYLKLGDSHRAHEPQLSHTYYTEMLALTRDLKRKDAERQAYNKLGLTCNEMKDHEAALEWHQKNLTMSEEKEDKMTAHTNVGHSYQALGKADLARSHYQSAMTIAMETGNKQEQKYIAEWLASL, from the exons ATGGGAAACTTTCCCTCGTCAACA AAGACTGAAAGGAGAAGAGAACCGAGACACATGGAAGTGAATGTGACTACCGTCTTTACACCAGCTGGAGCGTCAGCCTCACCAG ATGGTCAACAGGCCACAGGGTCACATGAAGACACTGCAGCGCAGCATCCGGCCTCCGAACTGGCATCGCTGGACATCGATGAGCTGGTGCGACTGATGGAGAAACCAGAGAGGAGAACTCTTCAAGTAGAACCCAACTCAGCTACAG ATGATCGTCATGTGAAGATCGAACTTGAGACCCTAAAAGCTGAACTGAACACATCGGCTTCGACTGGAGAGAAAGCAAAACAGTTTGACCTGTACTGTCAGATAGGAGATCTCTACAGGACAAAACTGCACGACTTACAGTCAGCTCTGCAGTATTACCAGAACATGTTAGAATGTTCTAAGTCACTGACAGGAGACAAAAAAGAAGCCAAATCCCACAACAGACTAGGTTTGACATATGACATTTTAGGTATGGAAGAAGAAGCTATCCGTAGCCATAAGGGAGCTTTGGAAATCTGTAAAGTCACAGCAAATAATGAGTCAGACATTTGTGTAGCTAACAAAAATCTTGCATCATCATTAGCACTGTTTGATCAGGTGCCAGGTGCAAAAACTAATTATGAATCAGCGTTGGCTGTTGCCAAAGAGACAGGAAATAAGCCTGAACAGCTGGATATTTACCTCAAGCTAGGCGATTTGCATATTGATAAGCTTGAAGAACCACAGGTTTCACACAAGTATCACACAGAAATGTTGGCACTAGCCATGGAGCTAGGGAAAAGGCACATGGAGGGGGAAGCATACCTTAGACTGGGGATTGCTTGTAGTGCCCTGGATGATGACGAGACTGCTCTAGATTGGCATCTGAAGGACCTTACGGTAAAACAAGAAGAGGGagggaagaaagaagaaatcacAGCGCACATAAATGTGGGTGATGCATATATGTACCTGGAGAAAACGGACCAGGCAACATCTCACTTGAACACAGCCTTACAGATGGCCGAGGAGACAGGAGATCAACAGCAACAGATGCAGATTCACATCTGCTTGGGCGAGATGCACAGGAACCAACTCGATTCCCCACGTACAGCCATCCAGTATTACGAACAATATCTTGCACTAGCCAGACAGTTGGGGGACAGGGGTGCCGAGGGAACGGCTTACAACAAACTGGGACTGGCACATCATGGCATTGGGGATCACCAAGCAGCTCTGGAGTGGTACCAACAAGTCCTGAAGATGCGAGAAGAGGACGGCGACAAAAAAGCACAGATCTCACAACACATAAATGTTGGTTATGCGTACCTGTCCATGGAGGAAACGGACCAGGCAACATCCCACTTCGACACAGCCTTACATATGGCACAGCAGATAGAGGATCCACACGGACAGATGCAGGCTTGCTTCTGTCTGGGTGACGTACATATGGAACAACTCCACTCTCCTCGTACAGCCATCCCGTATCACGAACTGTACCTCGCACTAACCATACAGTTGGGGGAAAAGAGTGAGGAGGGACTGGCCTACAACAGACTGGGACAGGCCTATTATGAAATGAGTGAGTTTGGGGAAGCCCTGGGGTGGTACCAGAAGCAACTGAAGATGGGTCAAGAAAACGGAGACGACGCTGAACAGATAAATGCACAATCGAATGTAGGTAACGCATACATGTCGCTGGGGAAAACAGACGAGGCAACATCCCACTTCAACACGGCCTTACAGATGGCGCAGCAGACAGGGGATCAACATGGACAGATGAGGGTTTCCTTCTACATGGGTGAGATGCAGAGGAACCAACTCCACTCCCCACGTACATCCATCCAGTATTATGAACAGCACCTCGCACTAGCCAAGCAGTTGGGGGACAGGCGTCAGGAAGGAGCGGTTTACAACAAACTGGGACTGGCCCATCATGATATTGGAGAGCATGAAGCAGCCATGGAGTTGTACAAAAAAGCCCTGAAGATACAAGAGGAGGACGGTGACAAAAAATCACAGATAATACTACACACGAACATGGGTGATACGTACAGGCTACTGGGTAAAGTGGACCAGGCAACATCCCATTTGAATACAGCCTTACAGATGGCACAGCAGACAGGGGATCTACATGAACAGCTGGATGTTTACTTCTGTCTCGGTGAGATGCAGAGGGAACAACTTCACTCCCCAAGTGCATCCATACAACATTACGAACAGTACCTCGCACTTGCCAGGGAGTTGGGGGACAGGCGTCAGGAAGGATTGGCCTACAACAAACTGGGACAGGCTCACTATGAGATGGGGGAGTTTCAGGAAGCCCTTGACTGGTTTCAGAAGGATCTAAAGATGAGCCAGGAAATTGGAGACAAGGAAGAGCAGATAAAGGCTCATAAGAACCTCGCTGCTTCCTTCCAAGCTCTGGGGAACCTGGACCTGACCACATCTCACTATCAGTCAGCCATAACCATCGCCATGGAGACAGGAAACAAACAGGACCTGGCGGACACTTACCTTAAGCTGGGCGATTCACACAGGGCACATGAACCACAGCTTTCACACACGTATTACACCGAGATGTTGGCATTAACCAGGGACCTGAAGAGAAAGGACGCAGAGAGGCAGGCCTACAACAAGCTCGGACTGACTTGTAATGAAATGAAGGATCACGAGGCAGCTCTGGAGTGGCATCAGAAGAACCTGACGATGAGCGAAGAGAAGGAAGATAAGATGACGGCACACACAAACGTGGGTCATTCTTACCAGGCTCTTGGTAAAGCGGACCTGGCCAGATCTCACTATCAGTCAGCCATGACAATCGCCATGGAGACAGGAAACAAACAGGAACAGAAGTATATCGCCGAGTGGCTGGCTAGTCTTTGA
- the LOC136441785 gene encoding tetratricopeptide repeat protein 28-like isoform X2 — translation MEVNVTTVFTPAGASASPDGQQATGSHEDTAAQHPASELASLDIDELVRLMEKPERRTLQVEPNSATDDRHVKIELETLKAELNTSASTGEKAKQFDLYCQIGDLYRTKLHDLQSALQYYQNMLECSKSLTGDKKEAKSHNRLGLTYDILGMEEEAIRSHKGALEICKVTANNESDICVANKNLASSLALFDQVPGAKTNYESALAVAKETGNKPEQLDIYLKLGDLHIDKLEEPQVSHKYHTEMLALAMELGKRHMEGEAYLRLGIACSALDDDETALDWHLKDLTVKQEEGGKKEEITAHINVGDAYMYLEKTDQATSHLNTALQMAEETGDQQQQMQIHICLGEMHRNQLDSPRTAIQYYEQYLALARQLGDRGAEGTAYNKLGLAHHGIGDHQAALEWYQQVLKMREEDGDKKAQISQHINVGYAYLSMEETDQATSHFDTALHMAQQIEDPHGQMQACFCLGDVHMEQLHSPRTAIPYHELYLALTIQLGEKSEEGLAYNRLGQAYYEMSEFGEALGWYQKQLKMGQENGDDAEQINAQSNVGNAYMSLGKTDEATSHFNTALQMAQQTGDQHGQMRVSFYMGEMQRNQLHSPRTSIQYYEQHLALAKQLGDRRQEGAVYNKLGLAHHDIGEHEAAMELYKKALKIQEEDGDKKSQIILHTNMGDTYRLLGKVDQATSHLNTALQMAQQTGDLHEQLDVYFCLGEMQREQLHSPSASIQHYEQYLALARELGDRRQEGLAYNKLGQAHYEMGEFQEALDWFQKDLKMSQEIGDKEEQIKAHKNLAASFQALGNLDLTTSHYQSAITIAMETGNKQDLADTYLKLGDSHRAHEPQLSHTYYTEMLALTRDLKRKDAERQAYNKLGLTCNEMKDHEAALEWHQKNLTMSEEKEDKMTAHTNVGHSYQALGKADLARSHYQSAMTIAMETGNKQEQKYIAEWLASL, via the exons ATGGAAGTGAATGTGACTACCGTCTTTACACCAGCTGGAGCGTCAGCCTCACCAG ATGGTCAACAGGCCACAGGGTCACATGAAGACACTGCAGCGCAGCATCCGGCCTCCGAACTGGCATCGCTGGACATCGATGAGCTGGTGCGACTGATGGAGAAACCAGAGAGGAGAACTCTTCAAGTAGAACCCAACTCAGCTACAG ATGATCGTCATGTGAAGATCGAACTTGAGACCCTAAAAGCTGAACTGAACACATCGGCTTCGACTGGAGAGAAAGCAAAACAGTTTGACCTGTACTGTCAGATAGGAGATCTCTACAGGACAAAACTGCACGACTTACAGTCAGCTCTGCAGTATTACCAGAACATGTTAGAATGTTCTAAGTCACTGACAGGAGACAAAAAAGAAGCCAAATCCCACAACAGACTAGGTTTGACATATGACATTTTAGGTATGGAAGAAGAAGCTATCCGTAGCCATAAGGGAGCTTTGGAAATCTGTAAAGTCACAGCAAATAATGAGTCAGACATTTGTGTAGCTAACAAAAATCTTGCATCATCATTAGCACTGTTTGATCAGGTGCCAGGTGCAAAAACTAATTATGAATCAGCGTTGGCTGTTGCCAAAGAGACAGGAAATAAGCCTGAACAGCTGGATATTTACCTCAAGCTAGGCGATTTGCATATTGATAAGCTTGAAGAACCACAGGTTTCACACAAGTATCACACAGAAATGTTGGCACTAGCCATGGAGCTAGGGAAAAGGCACATGGAGGGGGAAGCATACCTTAGACTGGGGATTGCTTGTAGTGCCCTGGATGATGACGAGACTGCTCTAGATTGGCATCTGAAGGACCTTACGGTAAAACAAGAAGAGGGagggaagaaagaagaaatcacAGCGCACATAAATGTGGGTGATGCATATATGTACCTGGAGAAAACGGACCAGGCAACATCTCACTTGAACACAGCCTTACAGATGGCCGAGGAGACAGGAGATCAACAGCAACAGATGCAGATTCACATCTGCTTGGGCGAGATGCACAGGAACCAACTCGATTCCCCACGTACAGCCATCCAGTATTACGAACAATATCTTGCACTAGCCAGACAGTTGGGGGACAGGGGTGCCGAGGGAACGGCTTACAACAAACTGGGACTGGCACATCATGGCATTGGGGATCACCAAGCAGCTCTGGAGTGGTACCAACAAGTCCTGAAGATGCGAGAAGAGGACGGCGACAAAAAAGCACAGATCTCACAACACATAAATGTTGGTTATGCGTACCTGTCCATGGAGGAAACGGACCAGGCAACATCCCACTTCGACACAGCCTTACATATGGCACAGCAGATAGAGGATCCACACGGACAGATGCAGGCTTGCTTCTGTCTGGGTGACGTACATATGGAACAACTCCACTCTCCTCGTACAGCCATCCCGTATCACGAACTGTACCTCGCACTAACCATACAGTTGGGGGAAAAGAGTGAGGAGGGACTGGCCTACAACAGACTGGGACAGGCCTATTATGAAATGAGTGAGTTTGGGGAAGCCCTGGGGTGGTACCAGAAGCAACTGAAGATGGGTCAAGAAAACGGAGACGACGCTGAACAGATAAATGCACAATCGAATGTAGGTAACGCATACATGTCGCTGGGGAAAACAGACGAGGCAACATCCCACTTCAACACGGCCTTACAGATGGCGCAGCAGACAGGGGATCAACATGGACAGATGAGGGTTTCCTTCTACATGGGTGAGATGCAGAGGAACCAACTCCACTCCCCACGTACATCCATCCAGTATTATGAACAGCACCTCGCACTAGCCAAGCAGTTGGGGGACAGGCGTCAGGAAGGAGCGGTTTACAACAAACTGGGACTGGCCCATCATGATATTGGAGAGCATGAAGCAGCCATGGAGTTGTACAAAAAAGCCCTGAAGATACAAGAGGAGGACGGTGACAAAAAATCACAGATAATACTACACACGAACATGGGTGATACGTACAGGCTACTGGGTAAAGTGGACCAGGCAACATCCCATTTGAATACAGCCTTACAGATGGCACAGCAGACAGGGGATCTACATGAACAGCTGGATGTTTACTTCTGTCTCGGTGAGATGCAGAGGGAACAACTTCACTCCCCAAGTGCATCCATACAACATTACGAACAGTACCTCGCACTTGCCAGGGAGTTGGGGGACAGGCGTCAGGAAGGATTGGCCTACAACAAACTGGGACAGGCTCACTATGAGATGGGGGAGTTTCAGGAAGCCCTTGACTGGTTTCAGAAGGATCTAAAGATGAGCCAGGAAATTGGAGACAAGGAAGAGCAGATAAAGGCTCATAAGAACCTCGCTGCTTCCTTCCAAGCTCTGGGGAACCTGGACCTGACCACATCTCACTATCAGTCAGCCATAACCATCGCCATGGAGACAGGAAACAAACAGGACCTGGCGGACACTTACCTTAAGCTGGGCGATTCACACAGGGCACATGAACCACAGCTTTCACACACGTATTACACCGAGATGTTGGCATTAACCAGGGACCTGAAGAGAAAGGACGCAGAGAGGCAGGCCTACAACAAGCTCGGACTGACTTGTAATGAAATGAAGGATCACGAGGCAGCTCTGGAGTGGCATCAGAAGAACCTGACGATGAGCGAAGAGAAGGAAGATAAGATGACGGCACACACAAACGTGGGTCATTCTTACCAGGCTCTTGGTAAAGCGGACCTGGCCAGATCTCACTATCAGTCAGCCATGACAATCGCCATGGAGACAGGAAACAAACAGGAACAGAAGTATATCGCCGAGTGGCTGGCTAGTCTTTGA